Proteins from a genomic interval of Yoonia sp. GPGPB17:
- the gap gene encoding type I glyceraldehyde-3-phosphate dehydrogenase yields the protein MAVKVAINGFGRIGRNILRAIIESGRTDIEVVAINDLGPVETNAHLLRFDSVHGRFPATVTTTETTIDVGRGPMQVTAIRNPADLPWSDVDVVLECTGIFKSKEACQAHLDNGASRVLISAPGKDADKTIVYGVNDDVLTSNDIVVSNASCTTNCLAPVAKVLHDAVGITKGFMTTIHSYTGDQPTLDTMHSDLYRARAAALSMIPTSTGAAKAVGLALPELNGKLDGVAIRVPTPNVSVVDLTFEAPKATTVEDVNNAIIAAADGPLKGVLAYTDLPMVSSDFNHDPHSSIFHLDQTKVLDGNMVRILTWYDNEWGFSNRMADTAVAMGKLI from the coding sequence ATGGCCGTCAAAGTAGCTATCAACGGATTTGGCCGCATCGGCCGCAACATCTTGCGCGCAATCATCGAAAGCGGACGCACCGATATTGAGGTTGTTGCGATCAACGACCTTGGACCTGTCGAAACCAACGCCCATCTGCTGCGCTTTGACAGCGTACATGGACGTTTCCCTGCAACCGTTACCACCACAGAAACCACCATCGACGTGGGGCGTGGCCCAATGCAAGTCACGGCGATCCGTAATCCGGCTGACCTGCCTTGGTCTGACGTGGATGTGGTTTTGGAATGTACCGGTATCTTCAAAAGCAAAGAGGCCTGTCAGGCGCACCTTGATAACGGTGCAAGCCGTGTGTTGATCTCGGCACCCGGAAAGGACGCTGACAAAACAATCGTTTATGGCGTGAACGATGACGTACTCACCAGCAATGACATCGTCGTTTCCAACGCCTCCTGCACCACAAACTGCCTGGCCCCGGTGGCGAAAGTGCTGCACGACGCGGTCGGCATTACCAAGGGCTTCATGACCACAATCCACAGCTATACCGGCGATCAGCCCACGCTGGATACGATGCATAGCGACCTCTACCGCGCGCGTGCTGCTGCACTGTCGATGATCCCGACTTCTACCGGGGCGGCCAAGGCCGTCGGGCTGGCACTGCCGGAATTGAACGGCAAACTGGATGGTGTTGCCATCCGCGTGCCCACGCCAAATGTCTCTGTGGTTGATCTGACCTTTGAGGCACCAAAAGCCACGACTGTAGAAGACGTGAACAATGCTATCATTGCTGCAGCCGACGGCCCTCTGAAAGGGGTTTTGGCCTACACAGACCTGCCCATGGTCAGCTCTGACTTCAACCACGATCCGCATTCATCAATTTTCCACCTTGATCAAACCAAAGTGTTGGACGGCAATATGGTGCGTATCCTGACGTGGTACGACAATGAATGGGGCTTCTCGAACCGGATGGCCGATACGGCTGTCGCGATGGGCAAGCTGATCTAA